The sequence TAGGAGTTTTGTGCCTTCAGTCGTGTTTTAAACGGTTTTTATTTCAGCTGAggactgaaaacacagaaaagtgatTTAATCTTTAGTTCCAGAGCAGAAAAATCAGCTTCAGCTGAAAGATGAAACCAACAAACAGCAGATCAGATTCATTCAGTCTGTTCCTCTTAAATGTGActtagtaaaattataaatgagTCTGGAGTCAGTTTGCTTCCTGGAAACTGAAGCAAACATTATTAACTGTTGTAAACAACATCTCCCAGCATGCATTGCTACTTCCGCTTAGACTACGGTGAGTGATAAGGGACAAAGTACTGGTTCACATTGGTAATACAACAACACTTGCATTCATGTAGTATCTGATCAAAATCTCATAACTGTCTTCCAACCCTTGAATTCAATAATACAACAATGGTCACATTGttgtagaataaattctgagtgatggcCTACTTACttcatttgtaaaaacagtgactgctgaaaagtaattaaagcacttggaaaatcagtttcacattttaagtatgtctttatgatagtaaatatctacaactcaataggcagcaatcgtagtttgaatgaaaaaacaaaatctttaattaaatagttgtgttctgtgttccacattttcattatatcattgtattgtttcatttactgtttttattgagatatatattgaacagagcttttaagtgtactggtccggcccttaaccaccatcaaagtttctcatgtggccccatatgaaaattaattgcccacccctgaaCTAGTGGGTCAGTAGAACCAGAAGAACGTAGAGTCCAGCTTCATCTGCTACAGTAGAACCATGATAGAACCATAATAGAACCTTGTTGGTTCCAGCTGGCAGCAGCTCTGACCTACATCCAGGTCTTCAGTGACTCAGGGGTTCAGATTCAGGTCGTCTGTTTAAAGAGTAGCTAATTTTAGATTGTTCTACTTTCTGCAGGGCAAAGAGAACCTGAATACtctgatcattattattattattatcagtttagttaaaaagggaccatgtacaatattaaacatagatgtttccatttgatgtattgcccAGAGTTAGCTTtcagctaatttccatctgcagtcgcttggcaggtcacaataaaacatcaaaacattaaaatgttacaaaaaagtacatgacacagtaaaacaaaacattatacacacacacacacttaaaagcacacacgtacacacactcacacacaaataccaATTAAAAGGACATTGCTGGACTAAAATAcatgacagtgaaacaaaacatacacacacactcttaaaagcacacatgtacacagtcacacacaaataccAATTAGAAAGACATTAATGGTTGCAGAACTGAGTGTTCTTGAGCAAGtttttcagtttgcttttaaaactgcTGATAGAAGTACAGTTCTTATTGTCATCAGGTAGGGCGTTCCACTGAGTTGTAGCTTTTACAGAGAAAGCTGACTGTCCAAAGGTGGTGCGTCGAAAAGGTATTGAACAGTCAGTGGTCATCATCATACACATCATACAGAACCACACAGTTCCTCGTTATTCATGAAATAAACCAGTTTTAGATGATTTATCCACAGAGTAGAATACTTCCTGTTGTTTAGTCTGAGGAGGAGCTAAGGTTCTTCATAGATCCAGGATAACGTTCTCTCCACTATTAGACAGGAGGCCATCATGTTCTACTGGTCGGTGGATATAATGAATAATATGATATTTAGCGTACGTTTGCCTGCTGCAGGTTGATGTTTGGTGCTTCTTGGTTCTGTTAATGATGACACCAGAAGCAGATCTTCTCCTGTCAGACTTTCATGGAGAAACTTTTGGACTTTTAAAGCTGAAGCCCTGAAAGTTCAGCTGGTTCTGCTGATAACtggacatttatttaaaatgagtgGAGTCTGCCATCCTGCATaattagtacttttacttttttaaaaaatgcatatacgTTACTTTATGCAGTACTTTATACTTCAATACCTCACTTGTTTCAGAGTATTTGTACACTATGACGTTGGTTCTTCTACTTCAGATCTGCTTCTTATTCTGCcatttgttctcattaaatCTGAGATAATACAGTTGGACTCAGCAGAACCCGAAGTTTCTGATCTTTTAAAGGTAGATTTCTGTTAAATCCTTTTCAGCctgttcatgttcatgttctctgctGGTATTTCTGTCTGgagtccgtctgtccgtctgcttTTAGCTCAGTAACATCAGACAGTAGGAGTGTTCTAGGGACGTGGATCCCTGACAGACGGACGTTCTTCCATACAAACCTGGAAATGTTCCCACATGAAACTGAGTCACGTTTAAAAGTGGAAATGTGACGTCAGACCACTTCTGcttttccagctgcagcagataTTCCTGGtctgatgtggatgttattcTCTGATGTTCAGTCAGATGTGTGATGTTCTTCTCTTGTCTCTGGCTGTAGGACATCTGTGAGGACATCTCAGACCATGTGGAGCAGATCCATGCTCTGCTGGAGACAGAGTTTTCTCTGAAGCTTCTGTCCTACTCGGTCAACATCATCGTAGACATCAGGTGAGTCTCCACGAATCAAACGTACCGAGACTTTCCTCTTCATTCTATTGCAGCTCTGGAAGAACAGATACTATCTTTAATTACAGCGATTCTAACAGCAGAGAAAAGTTCAAACCTCCTCATCCTGGAGATGTTTTCTATCTCCATggttccagacttttcctctctgctctcgtCATCATTtggcttcttgtttttgtcattttgtgtctctttgtagtccttttagctcctcatcctgtagatgtttatctccaaaatgatttgaaacttgtccaaactgatttaagatttgtccaaaattactcaaactttgtccaaaatgaccatttTTCAGTCACTCTGGACAAACTTTGCTTCATTTCAGACTATTCTGAGTGTCACAGGTTTTACCAATGCTGGAAATTATTCatctaaaattgtccaaaatgatttgaaacttctccaaactaccaaaaaagtctcaaaatgtcaaaattgattcaaaatctgtccaaaatgggGAAGATCTGTCCACATTTACTCAAAATTTGCTCAAATTTACTCAATCTCTGGTCAAAATACCTTCAACGTGTCAAGGAATCGAAGTTTggtcaaaatgacaattttgagtcccacagatgttaccaacaGTAGAACTAATGTTGTCTCCTACtggagatgtttttctatctccatgtttccagactttgATCATCTGTAGATtttcctccatgctggatggatctccaacaacctgctcctctgttctctgtttctgctgcatttattttctggcTTTTTAGTCTCTCTGAGgaagcactgcctgcagttcaacctgaaactcTCTTTCTGGGTTTTGTGGGTCCAGAAGGTTCTTGCTAATcggctgctgttgtgtttgctgtTCTTCAGGACGGTGCAGCTGCTTTGGCACCAGCTCAGAGTCTCGGTTCTGGTTCTGAAGGAGCGTCTGCTTCAGGGCCTGCAGGACTCCAACGGAAACTTCACCCGACAGACGGACATCCTGCAGGCCTTCAGCCAGGACCAGCACCAGGTACAGAACCCCTGACATGTAGCATGACGATGTGAGACACGGTGAATACTAAGTTCACATTGGTTCTTCTGCAGACCCGGCTGGACGCCCTGACGGAGGTGGACGACTGCGGTCAGCTGACCATCCGCTGCAGTCAGGACTACTTCTCTCTGGACTGTGGAATCACCGCATTCGAGCTCAGCGACTACAGTCCCAGCGACGAGCCCGGCACCCCCGGAACCCAGCCCAGGACCCGGGACGAACCCGGAACCCAGCCCAGGACCCGGGACGAACCCGGAACCCAGCCCAGGACCCGGGACGCCCCACAGGACCTGAACCAGGACCTGAACCAGGAGCCAGGAGTAGAGGAGAGTGGGTCCCACCTGTCCAACCGCCACCACAGCTTACCTGACCTCTCCACAGGCGACGGCTCAGCCAACCAGAACCATCGGGTTTTACCCATGATGCAATGCAGCAGCCTCAGTGACAGCGTGAAGTGCCCCCTGCAGGCCGCCAGCCTCAGCACCGAGCCGTCGCTTCCAAAGAGAGCCGCCCTGCTGCTGGACTCCAGGGGAGTATCAGGAGAAGTCAGTCCGGTCTCAGGACTCCAGTTCCAGGCCGAGCTGAGCCGCAGCACCCCCTCCCTCATGGATCCTCCGGACCGGTCCAAGTTCTGGCTGGAACTGGACTCGGTTTATCCAGAACACGTCTCTCAGTCCTACGAGAGTCTGCAGGTTTGTCCTCCTTGTGTTTATTCTCTATAcagtctttaaaatgtttaaatctgAGTAAATCTTAAACTAGATGGAATGAAGTTTTAAAACTTCTGCAGCTTGAATCTACTGAAGATAAGTCATTTTAACAACAGAACCAGTTCATAGAAACTAAACCGGATTTTATCCTGAAGCCAGACGCTGACGTTGGGGTTTTAGATCTTTATTTAGTTTGACTGTTTCTGGAGCAACCTTTGATGAAGAcgaacaaataaaaactctgaGGAAAGTCCTGTAGAATAACTCTGAGTGATGACAGAAGTGTTGATTCTCTGGGAGggttcagtgtttgtgttctgaGGAACGTTGAGGAGAACATTAAACTGATTCCTGCATATGCTTTATGGTATCAGAGCAttaaaagctgctgcagaggaAACATCTGGGCATCTGAACCTGGTTTGAGCTGAGGGCTGGAGGACGATTCAAAGACTGTCAGGTGTCGACCACAGAACCTCACCTGAAGGTCTTCATGTTTGTTCAAAAGCATCATTTAAtgtaaaatcaatcaaaactgaacaaagtccctcctcagaacatctggttcttcatctccagtaactttatcaatgatcagagttctaccttcatactgggaatatttccagagttccaggtccttgaagtccatagaggaggatgtcccctggagaaagttctagagtagacctaccaacaactggagaaagttctagagtagacctactgacaagtGTCCAGTTGTCAGttggtctactctagaactttctccagttgttggtaggtctactctagaacttgctccagttgtcagtaggtctactctagaactttctccaattgttggtaggtctactctagaactttctccagttgctGGTAGATccactctagaactttctccagttgttggtaggtctactctagaactttctccagttgtcggtgggtctactctagaactttctccaggggacgttctcctttcctgcttccagtctttaagtttagtctcatttagaacattccaggtccttgaagtccatagaggtgggtccagatttatcactttttaatggacgttttccatcatttctgagcctcagaacttcatcagtccagcagatagaaccataacatttagaaggaaaaacacatctgagttctgggaaagactgacaccagatcagtttaaatccatccaggtgaGAAACAATtctccataattacagaaaatgagttcagaatgacatgaaatttgtcttAAATGACTCTaagagtcattttaaaaaattatcccaaagattcgaaaatgatccataatgaCCAGAAAAGACCCAagttgacataaaacttgttgaaaatgaccagaaaatggtccaaaatgagtcagaattcactcaaaatgactcacaaatgatccagaattacaGGAAATTTGCTGAAAATGAATTTCAAATTGTCCTaatttgcttgaaaaatatCCAATTTCTGAGTCAACATGAAATTATAGAATAAAATGGTTCTGATCAGAAACCAGATTCGGTGTTCAGACTGAGACTCCTGGatgatttaaactgatctggagtcagtttctaccagaactcagatgtggttttcctcctaaatgtcacgGTTctgtctgctggactgatgaagttctgatgaAGATCTGAGTTCTGTTTCTTCATCTGCTCCTTCTGACCACTAATCAGTAGCTTCAGATTGTCTCCTTTAACCCAAGCTTCATCTCTAAACAGGTCATGAACGGCTGTAACCTCAGGATACACCGTGTGAGCTGCAGACACCCAGAGGGGAGCGTCCAGAGGCTGCAGCCTGGCCAGAGGAGCTCATCTGGGGCCGGACCGACCGCCGGCGCCCCCCCGCCTCTCCAGGACCCGAAGCCTGAGGAGGGAAAACCAAAGGAAATggagagcaggaggaaggagacaCGTTCTCCCAGCGAGGACTCCGACTCTTCGGCCTCCCCCGTCAGGGAGCAGCCCCCCTCAGACCTGGAGGCGTCTGGGGAGGACTCGGACCCCCGACCACCCCCCAAGACGGAGGTCTGGATCCTGAAGCGCCACAAGGTGAAACACTAGTTCTGTTCAGGAGTTTGGAGAGTTCAGATTGTTGGAACGTTTCATTCCATACctgtatcatcatcatcacgtCTTCATCTTTAACATCCACACCGTTATTCTGATTCCAACACGACTAAACATGAAGAATGACCCAATGAGACAGTTAGAGTCAGGAAATAATTCACTACGGAGAAACTCTGAGGGTCAAAGTTAAACTGAGTCatgttcatttaaataaagtgaTTATTATTGAATAGAATTAAAACCAACCTGGATGCAGAGACTGAAGGTGTTagttcagcagcagagatgaaacCATGTGATTCCACGTTTAttctcaacaacaacaataatgatgataataataataataataataataataataataacaatctgGGTTTTTAAAGCACTTTCCAAAATCCAAGTCAGAAAATTTTTAACAAGAACCTTAAAATAACACCAGATAAAATGAATAGAAAGGTAGGAAGGTCCACCGATCTTcaacagataataataataataataataataataataataata comes from Amphiprion ocellaris isolate individual 3 ecotype Okinawa chromosome 7, ASM2253959v1, whole genome shotgun sequence and encodes:
- the LOC111579780 gene encoding A-kinase anchor protein 6-like; translation: MSLDVLSLVGPEPPSPMLTSVTPVTPDTSTCPASISSAPLMDLERPEDGASLSGSEPSRGSPSGGGTEEGRDASRRMKKPPPLHTGADWKVVLHLPEIEKWLKATSDRVTQLSHSVGQDGDNRHVDVHLVQLKDICEDISDHVEQIHALLETEFSLKLLSYSVNIIVDIRTVQLLWHQLRVSVLVLKERLLQGLQDSNGNFTRQTDILQAFSQDQHQTRLDALTEVDDCGQLTIRCSQDYFSLDCGITAFELSDYSPSDEPGTPGTQPRTRDEPGTQPRTRDEPGTQPRTRDAPQDLNQDLNQEPGVEESGSHLSNRHHSLPDLSTGDGSANQNHRVLPMMQCSSLSDSVKCPLQAASLSTEPSLPKRAALLLDSRGVSGEVSPVSGLQFQAELSRSTPSLMDPPDRSKFWLELDSVYPEHVSQSYESLQVMNGCNLRIHRVSCRHPEGSVQRLQPGQRSSSGAGPTAGAPPPLQDPKPEEGKPKEMESRRKETRSPSEDSDSSASPVREQPPSDLEASGEDSDPRPPPKTEVWILKRHKGIQLSRTSPDRQHWFGSEEFLALPAHLRKTEMLALKLESLTQSIPLRPGDSALQDVDDWDLTELNWDPVDSVESSDDVPSPLPALPPSRRNLLSRFSPSSSSDAAPSLDGSIESGRLSELQSEEEEGQPTAPPVDGRGCSGLVQRLLEDIQSQDKEPDVWRKIEVKYDSYHLKPECSRFF